The Pseudomonadales bacterium genome has a segment encoding these proteins:
- a CDS encoding mechanosensitive ion channel, translating to MKKHLARYFFVLTLLLVHGLSIAQTSTTTNTAAPKPAETDNTSQQSITLTKIADQALTTQRLIEKLKPIVAQPLEFEELNDKLLQFKQQLSSLQTQTTSIINDRKSSIDQIRATQSQWKFFKDQLTKHQQKVRERSSELESAIAELTSDEANWKQTQSQIKSTPDLNYDGASLKTSTTAISSLRKQLSITLQEAITLEQEWQELIDLCDDSQASLKNDESYLQSNLLKNIQQPIWALQISDFSTDKSATQSLDLQNKLLSHYGTRYLKRLQIIVILLIGFVFFLHQLRIYNLKTYQNHTGIRLKLPLLERPFSAFIAVTIFWALVLLPSPPPILKGLLLLSLIIPITRLGIPSLPNSEKPLAWLVTVFFVLTELSALTTTIPALQRLWGLFCAAAGLLGCIYVLARTSKIEGKKSSFWKALRLSLWLALFTALIAMLGNIFGAIVLSQFLITGIAYATFTGLSLVVFAGILNDMAVAAIYMPTSEISHLISSNRSLLIRYFKKLITIIFSIFWVYFTLSQFALWDSIIALCTALLSKSFSAGSISVSVGDFLSVAVTIWLSFKISQLLRFILIEDIAPRTNMVRGVPEAIGTLSHYFIVLVGFFIAVSLTGIDVSKLAIMAGALGVGIGIGLQDVVNNFTSGLILLFEQNIKQADTIQCGSINGQVMHIGLRCSIIRTFDGAEVIVPNGKLASEQVINWTRSSQERRITIPISTTQSADANKVIETLLQVAKNNRDIIDTPPAIALLLGFGAGTMNFELRAWVNSSESIGEINSKLCAAIAKAFADAGILIPFPQQDIYIKQIPTTSQSL from the coding sequence ATGAAGAAACACTTAGCTCGTTATTTTTTTGTCTTAACCCTGCTGCTGGTACACGGTCTATCAATAGCGCAAACCTCGACCACAACCAACACAGCCGCACCTAAGCCAGCAGAAACAGACAACACATCACAGCAATCCATTACTCTCACAAAAATCGCTGACCAAGCACTGACCACACAAAGGCTTATCGAAAAACTCAAGCCTATCGTTGCTCAACCGCTCGAATTTGAGGAGCTTAATGACAAGCTGTTACAGTTCAAACAACAACTATCTTCACTACAGACTCAGACAACAAGCATCATTAATGATAGAAAATCCAGTATCGACCAAATTCGTGCCACGCAATCACAGTGGAAATTCTTCAAGGATCAACTCACCAAACATCAGCAAAAAGTGCGCGAGCGCAGCTCTGAGCTAGAGTCTGCTATTGCGGAACTCACCTCTGATGAAGCCAACTGGAAGCAGACACAATCACAAATCAAATCAACACCTGACTTAAATTACGATGGCGCAAGCCTTAAAACATCAACAACGGCGATATCCTCTCTACGCAAGCAATTATCTATCACACTGCAGGAGGCAATTACTCTTGAACAAGAGTGGCAAGAGCTCATTGATTTGTGCGATGACTCACAGGCATCACTGAAAAATGATGAAAGCTATCTACAAAGTAATTTATTAAAAAATATCCAGCAGCCTATCTGGGCGCTTCAAATCAGTGATTTCTCTACAGATAAGTCAGCCACACAATCCTTGGATCTACAAAATAAATTATTGAGTCACTATGGAACTCGTTATCTAAAACGCCTACAGATCATTGTTATTTTATTGATTGGTTTCGTATTTTTTCTTCACCAGTTGAGAATATACAACCTTAAAACCTATCAGAATCATACTGGTATCAGGCTAAAACTACCTCTGCTAGAACGCCCTTTTTCTGCTTTCATTGCCGTTACTATTTTCTGGGCATTGGTTCTACTACCAAGCCCACCGCCAATACTAAAAGGCCTATTGCTGCTGTCTTTGATCATACCGATAACACGCCTAGGCATTCCCAGCTTACCCAACTCAGAAAAACCACTCGCTTGGCTAGTCACGGTATTTTTTGTACTGACTGAGCTCTCCGCATTAACCACTACAATTCCTGCACTACAACGCCTATGGGGATTGTTCTGTGCCGCAGCAGGACTCCTAGGATGCATTTATGTTTTAGCTCGCACATCAAAAATTGAAGGTAAAAAATCCTCTTTTTGGAAGGCTCTGCGCCTATCTCTTTGGCTAGCACTTTTTACTGCACTGATTGCCATGTTGGGCAATATTTTTGGCGCTATCGTACTCTCTCAATTCTTAATTACCGGTATTGCCTATGCAACTTTCACTGGCTTGAGTCTCGTCGTATTTGCAGGAATTCTAAATGATATGGCTGTTGCTGCCATTTACATGCCAACCAGTGAAATCAGCCATCTCATTAGCAGCAATCGCTCTTTACTGATTCGATATTTTAAAAAGCTAATCACTATTATTTTTTCTATTTTCTGGGTTTATTTTACGCTGTCACAATTTGCTTTATGGGACAGCATTATTGCGCTCTGCACAGCACTACTATCAAAAAGTTTCTCAGCTGGCAGTATTTCGGTATCTGTAGGTGATTTTTTATCTGTCGCCGTCACCATTTGGCTTTCCTTCAAAATATCTCAGTTACTGCGTTTTATTTTGATCGAAGATATTGCCCCTAGAACAAACATGGTGCGTGGCGTACCCGAAGCCATAGGAACGCTATCGCACTACTTCATCGTTTTAGTCGGATTTTTTATTGCCGTCAGCCTCACAGGCATTGATGTTTCCAAGTTGGCCATTATGGCAGGCGCGCTAGGTGTTGGTATTGGTATTGGCTTGCAGGATGTTGTAAATAATTTTACATCCGGATTAATTTTATTATTTGAGCAAAACATTAAACAAGCTGACACTATTCAATGTGGCAGTATTAACGGCCAAGTTATGCACATCGGTTTGCGCTGCAGCATTATCCGCACATTTGACGGCGCAGAAGTTATTGTGCCCAACGGAAAATTGGCCTCTGAACAAGTGATCAATTGGACGCGATCCAGCCAAGAGCGCCGCATCACTATTCCTATTTCCACCACTCAGAGTGCGGACGCCAATAAAGTTATTGAAACCCTGCTGCAAGTGGCGAAAAACAACAGAGATATTATTGATACACCACCAGCCATAGCCTTGTTGCTAGGTTTCGGTGCCGGCACCATGAACTTTGAACTGCGTGCATGGGTTAATAGTAGCGAATCTATTGGAGAAATTAATAGCAAGCTCTGTGCAGCAATTGCTAAGGCATTTGCTGACGCAGGCATACTCATTCCTTTCCCACAGCAAGATATTTATATCAAACAAATACCTACTACGAGCCAGTCGCTATAG
- a CDS encoding Stf0 family sulfotransferase has protein sequence MRAFLGQVKQKLTTYAFRHGTRLVDLEWYRSKTPIHGFLRRFPLLHYYLFGSRSTAQCYPLFDIEYFATQCKQANLPIPQKVLKTYLKNKNYWRINPHPLFDADFYIGQMREAINQSPLMHYINGGHLHHDPHPLFQHTWYFISFPGLKKLTQHCPLLHYIKIGFRNNPSTHPLFHADFYAKNTGIPLADQKTTVNALMHFVTSTNPSLSCHPLFDLNFYHEQKDHHQQHVQPAYLTIKQYLLQPDCWAYSTHLLFDATFYSSQPSGKKTEKSPLEEYISHNFHIRNPHPLFNTRWYQGRKKNILQFTGQGRVPLVHFVLNGYRMGESPSPLFALQWYRNTYMQGRVDDTNPLIEFITQGEAVGNRPNPLYPTNWQEWLLKKYNSTTLAEYAQKNPIRAQNFHNRISDAFSTPYINNNNNEAKSYLILFTPRSGSSWLTDIITQQKILGRPTEWFNPDLIQSAMNGLSRKTYNIHEYCQELQNTHKSPEGYFGAELTASHLSLLTDLVDIQSTFNNPAYILLLRKNIIAQGISLHLATTTGYFHATNTINQDNLAEYSEVKIKKWVNEIIKDEKYFHQFIKRKEIDFLMLWHEDIKANTQNTISAVSNHITNGLLSTTYEPESAHAKIGSSINKQFEERFRDENKAFIDNIDKQRANLFGTETSLNTQTHQIS, from the coding sequence ATGCGTGCCTTTCTAGGGCAGGTAAAACAAAAACTCACTACCTATGCATTTCGCCACGGCACACGCTTGGTGGATTTAGAGTGGTATCGCTCAAAAACGCCTATTCACGGTTTTTTACGGCGCTTTCCATTACTTCATTACTACCTATTTGGCTCTCGTTCAACAGCGCAATGCTATCCACTATTTGATATCGAATACTTTGCAACGCAATGCAAACAAGCCAATCTCCCTATCCCACAAAAAGTATTAAAAACTTATTTAAAAAATAAAAACTATTGGCGCATTAACCCGCATCCATTATTTGATGCGGACTTTTATATCGGACAAATGAGAGAAGCAATTAATCAATCACCATTGATGCACTATATCAACGGCGGCCACCTCCATCATGACCCGCATCCTCTGTTTCAACACACATGGTATTTCATCAGTTTTCCTGGATTAAAAAAACTAACGCAGCACTGCCCATTACTGCACTATATAAAAATAGGCTTTAGAAACAATCCATCAACTCACCCTTTATTTCACGCTGATTTTTATGCGAAAAATACAGGGATACCGCTAGCTGACCAAAAGACCACAGTTAATGCACTCATGCATTTTGTTACATCAACCAACCCATCACTCTCTTGTCATCCTTTATTTGACTTAAACTTTTATCACGAACAAAAAGACCATCATCAACAGCATGTACAGCCAGCCTATCTAACGATCAAACAATACTTGCTACAGCCAGACTGTTGGGCATACAGCACACATTTACTCTTTGATGCTACATTTTATTCCTCACAACCATCAGGGAAAAAAACAGAGAAATCTCCACTAGAAGAATACATTTCACACAACTTCCATATTAGAAACCCTCATCCTCTTTTTAATACACGCTGGTATCAGGGGAGAAAGAAAAATATTCTTCAATTTACGGGACAAGGTCGCGTACCACTGGTACATTTTGTTCTAAATGGCTACCGCATGGGTGAATCACCCTCACCATTGTTTGCATTGCAGTGGTACAGAAATACCTATATGCAAGGACGGGTCGACGACACAAATCCTCTCATTGAATTTATTACACAGGGTGAGGCTGTAGGTAATCGTCCAAATCCGCTTTACCCTACCAACTGGCAAGAATGGCTGCTCAAAAAATACAACAGCACAACACTGGCTGAGTATGCACAAAAGAACCCAATTAGGGCGCAGAACTTTCACAATAGGATCAGCGACGCCTTCTCTACGCCTTACATCAACAACAATAACAACGAGGCAAAGAGTTACCTGATACTTTTCACACCAAGGTCTGGCAGTAGCTGGCTAACAGATATCATCACGCAGCAGAAAATACTAGGGCGCCCAACAGAATGGTTTAATCCAGATTTAATACAGTCAGCCATGAATGGCTTATCTCGAAAGACATACAATATCCACGAGTATTGCCAAGAATTACAAAACACTCACAAAAGCCCAGAGGGGTATTTTGGCGCGGAGCTCACCGCATCCCACCTGTCTTTACTAACTGATCTTGTCGATATTCAATCAACATTTAACAATCCGGCATACATTCTTTTACTGAGAAAAAACATTATTGCGCAAGGAATATCCCTACACTTAGCAACAACAACAGGATACTTCCACGCAACCAATACCATCAACCAAGATAACCTAGCCGAGTACAGTGAAGTAAAAATAAAAAAATGGGTCAACGAAATAATAAAAGATGAAAAATATTTTCATCAATTTATAAAGAGAAAAGAAATTGACTTTTTGATGCTGTGGCACGAAGACATCAAAGCCAACACTCAAAACACTATCAGTGCTGTATCAAACCACATAACGAACGGCTTACTATCCACAACATACGAACCAGAAAGCGCTCATGCAAAAATAGGCAGCAGCATCAATAAACAATTTGAAGAGCGGTTCCGAGATGAAAACAAAGCATTTATAGACAACATAGATAAACAACGCGCTAATTTATTTGGCACAGAAACATCACTCAATACGCAAACACATCAAATATCATGA
- a CDS encoding BatD family protein produces MVSNKFSIHVVATRALHFLFLICFSGSLYAGTLTATVDSTQLSRNETLTLTLQYDERTSDKPDTRELEQSFNIRRQGSSSSMRIINGDYSSTTTWEYELSPKRTGKLLIPSFSIGQDFSEAISIDVAEKSSNATQTDQPLYTETSLDKKQVYSQQQAIITWRLISRMGAPQVRLAPPQISGVLIQNLGDRSFQRTGSNGRSEWVIELRYAIFPQQSGSITIPSQTFQAFVNQPQHHSSGFIISTPTEITRDTEEQQLEVLSPPDTQGKNWLPATSLEVMQQITGLNSNTQATVGTAFTRTVRTRAKGLSAEQLPAFDMQASNVKAYPEKPSFENKAGTQGNIGTREDRAAIIATQPGKLVLPAVQIPWYDTEAAQWRTAELPESTIEVLPNPNASTQPPPASTPPVVPSTVPDTSEPAAIPAASAPLPHSSSNSTASTALLWPIAVVVLLLSLILLAVYTLRLQLRVRQQNIGELPTTSSNSTSKQATINERDIEQAVQHADYHTAYRLLSQWTHQLNAMDNPSIQAALQIIEKHLYGNGAAPSPDAIQALFAQLAQQSKAAVNNKTTKHSKEIQLGDLY; encoded by the coding sequence ATGGTAAGCAATAAATTTTCAATCCATGTAGTTGCAACGCGCGCACTACATTTTCTTTTTTTGATTTGCTTTAGTGGATCACTTTATGCGGGCACACTGACAGCTACTGTCGATAGCACACAACTCAGTCGCAACGAAACACTCACACTGACGCTGCAATACGACGAGCGCACTAGCGATAAACCAGACACACGCGAATTGGAACAGTCTTTCAACATTAGAAGGCAAGGCTCCAGTTCTAGCATGCGCATTATCAATGGCGACTATTCCTCTACCACCACTTGGGAATATGAACTTTCCCCCAAAAGAACCGGCAAATTGCTGATACCCAGTTTCTCTATTGGCCAAGATTTTAGTGAGGCTATCAGTATCGATGTCGCTGAAAAATCTTCAAACGCCACACAAACGGATCAACCGCTATACACAGAAACTTCTCTCGATAAAAAACAGGTTTATAGCCAACAACAGGCCATCATCACTTGGCGATTGATCTCTCGTATGGGCGCACCGCAAGTACGACTTGCACCACCTCAAATTAGCGGCGTGTTAATACAAAATTTAGGTGATCGTAGCTTTCAACGCACAGGTTCTAACGGTAGGTCCGAATGGGTTATCGAACTACGCTATGCCATATTTCCTCAACAAAGTGGCAGCATCACTATTCCTTCGCAAACTTTCCAAGCGTTTGTTAATCAACCGCAGCACCACAGCTCCGGTTTTATTATCTCTACACCAACAGAAATTACGCGCGACACGGAAGAACAGCAATTAGAAGTGCTATCACCTCCTGACACACAAGGAAAAAATTGGCTGCCCGCCACTTCACTTGAAGTGATGCAACAAATCACAGGCTTAAATTCAAATACGCAAGCAACGGTTGGCACAGCTTTTACCCGCACAGTACGCACACGCGCCAAAGGATTGAGTGCCGAGCAACTCCCTGCGTTTGATATGCAGGCGAGTAATGTCAAAGCTTATCCAGAAAAACCTTCATTCGAAAATAAAGCGGGGACGCAAGGCAATATTGGTACGCGTGAAGATCGCGCAGCCATCATCGCCACACAACCGGGAAAACTCGTGTTGCCTGCTGTACAAATTCCTTGGTATGACACAGAAGCCGCACAATGGCGTACGGCAGAATTACCGGAATCAACCATCGAAGTGCTACCCAACCCCAATGCGTCAACACAACCGCCACCAGCCAGCACTCCTCCTGTAGTGCCATCCACCGTTCCCGATACTTCAGAGCCCGCCGCCATCCCCGCCGCCAGCGCTCCTCTGCCCCATTCCTCAAGTAACTCGACTGCAAGCACCGCTCTGCTCTGGCCTATTGCCGTCGTGGTGCTGTTGCTCAGTTTGATATTGCTTGCTGTGTATACGCTTCGTCTGCAACTCCGAGTGCGCCAACAGAATATTGGTGAGCTACCGACCACTTCCAGCAATTCAACATCAAAGCAAGCCACTATTAACGAGCGAGATATCGAGCAAGCCGTACAGCACGCGGACTACCACACCGCTTATCGTTTACTTTCGCAATGGACGCATCAACTCAACGCGATGGATAACCCCAGCATCCAAGCAGCCTTACAAATAATAGAAAAGCACCTCTACGGCAATGGCGCTGCTCCTTCGCCTGATGCAATACAAGCGTTATTCGCACAGCTTGCGCAACAAAGCAAAGCTGCCGTTAACAACAAGACCACAAAGCACAGCAAAGAAATTCAACTAGGTGATCTCTATTGA
- a CDS encoding VWA domain-containing protein, translating into MLLEFLQFNFLHWIRPQWLWAILPATIFFFLLAHHKSRVNQWTKVIDNDLLQALLEKTTTSTHSWPLYTLLSAWILSIVALAGPSFSKTEQPILKSADALVVLLDLSPSMLATDIKPSRVQAAHFKILDLLRERKEGYTALIAYSGSAHVVAPLSDDADTLAALVNTLDPYIMPKIGSRTEDAIAQAIQLLHNAKFNRGRLLLVTDGVAPSAAENIDNQLKGTNITLNIIGIGSEEGAPIALPNGGFIKDKQGNILMNPLDKNTLQKLAAANGGYYSDLRSDDADITPLIKPADLSSITNEKRDTKRNIENWLDSGYWLIFPCLFFTLLFFRRGVLFSLLPLIFFFHTEPTQAALPSTWDDWWQTPDQQAAQALQKGDSKTAAKKFENPQWKAYAEYQSGQHKEAAEHFSNSNDTNSLYNKGNAQAKSNDLQGAIKSYDEALKQNPKLDDAIFNRDLVKKLLDQQNQQNQQDQQNQQDQQNQQDQQNQQDQQNQQDQQNQQDQQSQQDQQSQQNQQDQQNQQDRDEQKPSQENTQAATSNMSKEEREKQQAAKQMLNAVPDEPGGLLRNKFEYYYQLQQQQPRATQSDNGEERW; encoded by the coding sequence ATGCTGCTTGAGTTTCTTCAATTCAATTTTTTGCATTGGATACGCCCTCAATGGCTTTGGGCCATTCTGCCTGCCACTATCTTTTTTTTCTTACTCGCCCACCACAAAAGCCGAGTCAATCAATGGACAAAAGTTATCGACAATGATCTTTTACAGGCACTGTTAGAAAAAACCACAACATCAACACATTCATGGCCACTCTATACATTGTTGAGCGCATGGATACTGAGTATCGTTGCTTTAGCTGGCCCGAGTTTTTCCAAAACAGAACAGCCTATTTTGAAGAGTGCAGACGCCTTAGTGGTGCTACTAGATCTCTCCCCTTCCATGTTGGCAACGGATATAAAGCCCAGCCGCGTGCAAGCTGCGCACTTCAAAATTCTAGATTTATTGCGCGAACGCAAAGAAGGCTATACCGCATTGATTGCGTATTCCGGTAGCGCACATGTTGTTGCACCATTATCCGATGACGCTGACACCCTTGCAGCCTTAGTCAACACACTGGATCCATACATCATGCCAAAAATTGGCAGCCGCACGGAAGACGCCATCGCACAGGCGATTCAGTTATTACATAACGCAAAATTTAATCGTGGTCGCTTGTTGTTAGTCACTGACGGCGTAGCGCCTTCGGCAGCAGAAAACATCGACAACCAGCTAAAAGGAACAAATATCACACTCAATATTATTGGTATTGGCTCTGAAGAAGGCGCACCTATCGCATTACCCAATGGAGGTTTCATCAAAGACAAACAAGGAAACATTTTGATGAATCCATTGGATAAAAATACGCTGCAAAAACTTGCTGCAGCTAATGGCGGCTATTACAGCGATTTGCGCAGCGATGATGCTGACATCACGCCACTCATTAAACCAGCAGACTTATCCTCTATCACTAATGAAAAACGCGATACCAAACGCAATATAGAAAACTGGCTCGATAGTGGTTATTGGCTAATCTTCCCCTGTCTTTTTTTCACTCTATTATTTTTTAGACGCGGCGTACTATTCAGTCTATTGCCTCTCATTTTTTTCTTTCACACAGAACCCACCCAAGCTGCATTACCAAGCACATGGGATGATTGGTGGCAAACACCGGATCAACAAGCTGCACAAGCCCTGCAAAAAGGAGATAGCAAAACTGCCGCAAAAAAATTTGAAAATCCACAGTGGAAAGCCTATGCCGAGTATCAAAGCGGACAACACAAAGAAGCTGCTGAACATTTTTCCAACAGCAATGACACCAATTCTCTGTATAACAAAGGCAATGCACAAGCAAAGTCCAATGATTTACAAGGTGCCATCAAAAGCTATGACGAAGCACTTAAACAAAATCCAAAACTTGACGACGCTATTTTTAATCGCGATTTAGTAAAAAAATTATTGGACCAACAGAATCAGCAGAACCAACAAGATCAACAGAACCAGCAAGATCAACAGAACCAGCAAGATCAACAGAACCAGCAAGATCAACAGAACCAGCAAGACCAACAGAACCAGCAAGACCAACAAAGTCAGCAGGATCAACAGAGCCAACAGAACCAGCAAGATCAACAGAACCAGCAAGATCGTGATGAACAAAAACCATCACAAGAAAACACTCAGGCAGCGACATCAAACATGAGCAAAGAAGAAAGAGAAAAACAGCAAGCAGCCAAGCAAATGCTTAACGCTGTGCCCGATGAACCAGGTGGGTTATTGCGCAATAAATTTGAGTACTACTACCAGCTACAGCAACAACAACCACGCGCAACACAGAGCGACAACGGTGAAGAACGATGGTAA
- a CDS encoding VWA domain-containing protein — MSAWFDFLQNSDNSFVLHWPWLLCLLPLPFFVRGFTKAQQHQQAALYFPAIETLLTAQDGQNISIKKTERASWWLWLIWLCLVIAATRPQWYGEPISTPTSGRDLLLVVDISGSMQTQDMELNGEPVQRIDAIKKVVSDFAKRREGDRVGLVLFGSKAYLQTPLTFDHATLVQQLQEAQLGFAGEQTAIGDGIALSAKRLEGNGQKYRVMILLTDGANTAGSLTPLQGAEIAQTMGIKVYTVGIGADEMTRRTFFGVQTTNPSQDLDEKTLTIIAEKTGGNYFRARSTEQLEKIYQQLDKLEPITGKQEVMRPVSEWFYWPLAIALLLSFTISIGALWQRYITTRYQHAA, encoded by the coding sequence ATGTCAGCATGGTTTGATTTTTTACAAAATAGTGATAACAGTTTTGTTCTGCACTGGCCTTGGCTGTTGTGTTTATTGCCATTGCCTTTTTTTGTACGCGGCTTTACTAAAGCACAACAACACCAGCAAGCGGCGCTGTATTTTCCTGCCATTGAAACGCTACTCACAGCGCAAGATGGGCAAAATATCAGCATAAAAAAAACTGAACGCGCATCGTGGTGGCTGTGGCTCATTTGGCTTTGTCTGGTCATAGCTGCTACACGACCACAGTGGTATGGCGAGCCAATCAGTACGCCAACTTCTGGGCGCGATTTGCTATTGGTGGTTGATATTTCCGGCAGCATGCAAACGCAGGATATGGAATTAAATGGCGAACCCGTACAACGCATTGATGCTATCAAGAAAGTAGTGAGCGATTTTGCTAAACGACGCGAAGGTGACCGTGTCGGCTTGGTACTTTTTGGCAGCAAAGCCTATCTACAAACCCCTCTCACTTTTGATCACGCAACCTTGGTGCAACAACTACAAGAAGCACAACTCGGTTTTGCAGGAGAACAAACGGCGATTGGTGATGGTATTGCTTTATCTGCCAAGCGTTTAGAAGGCAACGGTCAAAAATACCGTGTAATGATTTTATTGACCGATGGCGCCAATACCGCAGGCTCACTGACACCGCTACAAGGCGCAGAGATTGCACAGACTATGGGGATAAAAGTTTATACCGTAGGCATTGGTGCTGATGAGATGACTCGCCGTACTTTTTTTGGTGTACAGACCACCAATCCTTCACAAGATTTAGATGAAAAAACACTGACCATCATTGCAGAAAAAACCGGCGGCAACTATTTCCGTGCGCGCAGTACGGAGCAACTAGAAAAAATCTATCAACAATTAGACAAACTAGAGCCAATTACTGGAAAACAAGAAGTGATGCGCCCTGTGAGCGAATGGTTTTATTGGCCTCTCGCCATTGCCCTGCTCCTTAGCTTTACCATCAGCATAGGCGCACTGTGGCAGCGATACATAACAACGAGATATCAGCATGCTGCTTGA
- a CDS encoding DUF4381 domain-containing protein — translation MNSDPLANLKPLIAPPPISWWPLAPGWWVLAALILLLLIVLTIFIWRRLQHHRNTAYQREALQLIALTHTMPTQQQLPLLAEILRRAAICVWGRETVGSINWIEMMQHTQNSYKQRHPKKTWQPILDEQSCELLNHHLYSGATPDTAAMHKLIEQAQKWLTSLPPVGR, via the coding sequence ATGAACAGTGATCCACTGGCCAATCTCAAACCGCTGATTGCACCACCACCAATCTCTTGGTGGCCGCTCGCGCCTGGCTGGTGGGTGCTAGCTGCACTCATTTTATTACTGCTTATTGTGCTCACCATCTTTATATGGCGCCGCTTACAGCATCATCGCAATACAGCGTACCAGCGCGAAGCGCTGCAATTGATTGCACTGACACACACCATGCCCACGCAACAGCAACTGCCACTCTTGGCCGAGATACTGCGTCGCGCAGCAATTTGTGTTTGGGGGAGAGAAACCGTTGGTTCAATTAACTGGATTGAGATGATGCAGCACACTCAAAACAGTTACAAACAGCGTCACCCTAAAAAAACATGGCAGCCTATATTGGATGAACAATCTTGCGAACTGTTAAACCATCACCTCTACAGCGGTGCAACACCTGACACAGCTGCCATGCATAAATTGATCGAACAAGCACAAAAGTGGCTAACCTCCTTGCCACCTGTGGGGCGATAA
- a CDS encoding DUF58 domain-containing protein: MNVESAHNNTSLSALEPRGARIQLRDLLRWRLAAQFIPLENRNNSSQLTGNRRSTLRGRGIDFDEVRIYQPGDDVRTIDWRVTARTGKMHTKIFHEEKERPVILVIDLRSTMFFGSRRCFKSVLAANAAALLAWAALAAGDRIGALLVTDSGIIDIKPRRSRHTLLQIFRQMLALDEQHASNTFAADTTTHWQHAMHQLRSMTRPGSCIIMLSDFHDWNTECQQALHPVVRHSQCFSICVQDALEQQLPVIGLVSVRAGQKKTTIDTLNEKILSRYQQATQRQQQAVKVAMRTLKVPLLALQTDTAIFSHLRSFFSHQVSRERDEQ, translated from the coding sequence ATGAACGTAGAAAGCGCGCATAACAACACATCTCTCAGCGCATTGGAGCCGCGCGGCGCACGCATTCAGTTGCGTGATTTACTGCGCTGGCGATTGGCAGCACAGTTCATTCCTCTAGAAAATAGAAACAACAGCTCACAATTAACAGGCAATAGAAGATCAACGCTGCGCGGTCGCGGCATCGACTTCGATGAAGTGCGTATTTATCAGCCCGGCGACGATGTACGCACGATTGATTGGCGTGTCACTGCTCGCACCGGGAAAATGCACACCAAAATTTTTCACGAAGAAAAAGAAAGACCAGTGATCTTGGTGATTGATTTGCGCAGCACAATGTTTTTTGGTTCACGGCGCTGCTTCAAATCTGTTTTAGCAGCGAATGCTGCTGCCCTGCTCGCTTGGGCAGCACTCGCCGCTGGCGACCGCATCGGCGCACTCCTTGTCACTGACTCAGGCATTATCGACATCAAACCGCGTCGCAGTCGCCATACTTTGTTGCAAATTTTTCGGCAAATGCTGGCGCTGGATGAACAACATGCCAGCAACACTTTTGCAGCAGATACCACAACACATTGGCAACACGCGATGCATCAATTGCGCAGCATGACTCGCCCCGGCTCCTGCATCATTATGCTCAGTGATTTTCATGACTGGAACACAGAGTGCCAACAAGCACTGCACCCCGTTGTGCGACACAGCCAATGTTTTTCTATTTGCGTGCAAGACGCTCTCGAGCAGCAATTACCCGTGATTGGTTTGGTCAGCGTGCGCGCAGGCCAGAAAAAAACAACCATAGACACACTGAATGAGAAAATACTTTCTCGTTATCAACAAGCAACACAACGGCAACAACAAGCCGTTAAAGTCGCTATGCGTACGCTAAAAGTTCCACTACTCGCACTACAAACCGATACGGCTATTTTTTCTCATTTACGCTCTTTTTTTTCACATCAAGTTTCGAGAGAACGCGATGAACAGTGA